Proteins from a genomic interval of Anas platyrhynchos isolate ZD024472 breed Pekin duck chromosome 4, IASCAAS_PekinDuck_T2T, whole genome shotgun sequence:
- the LOC113843456 gene encoding uncharacterized protein isoform X1: MQLPQTLLGSGASAGRGSALPPGRPLPPGANGAPGPLQAATTQREPDHRMPRRRPVAALGSLCLQSLAQHMQSVWVKDYSDNYLDEYQFRFIMGPFNDLAGSLVQDLIRLLGESRRLTRAALHLLLVPHLQELSLRPCPSLVSNAIGQLVTVRCKSLSALDLHGCSRLSADVLVDLVEELPLLSRLGLAETQANVQVLSAVGSCCRRLRELDVSHCKKVSPRALRHLAYDPLERALCCPALRVLLARSLEPAGDGGMVAALAFLLLALPCLEVLAHGAVPDALCLLHAQQLGGGGDADGFPSLQELLARRQNGSRLTLPLRRLEEVEEPVLATVCALCPEAEEAGVWLGDGSVASWDALRWGRLARLSLSCTGPRGRALGEVLPLARSLGLQLQSLALHGFCYEDELSLGALLCSCPNLQAFSTELQAPPGARPEEEPPDEPSRWDTDLLPHAFPQLQRFSLSLDSSANPLPVPHGLVLRATLASLLCHSPRLQSLSLLSIPLSLDSVFETVLAAPGPPLLELRELSLVGSQVSSQTVQLLLASDGRLCRLDLSHCRDIYRRDYDGFLQAVRKQRLDLDITWE; this comes from the exons ATGCAGCTCCCACAGACCCTGCTGGGATCCGGGGCCTCGGCGGGGCGCGGCTCGGCGCTGCCCCCGGGACGGCCTCTGCCCCCCGGAGCCAACGGAGCCCCCGGACCGCTCCAAGCAGCAACGACGCAGAGAGAACCGGATCACCGG atgccCCGGAGGAGGCCGGTGGCggcgctgggcagcctgtgcctgcAGAGCCTGGCGCAGCACATGCAGAGCGTGTGGGTGAAGGATTACAGCGACAACTACCTGGACGAGTACCAGTTCCGATTCATCATGGGCCCCTTCAACGACCTGG CCGGCAGCCTGGTGCAGGATCTCATCCGGCTGCTGGGCGAGAGCCGCCGCCTGACGCGAGCCGCGCTccacctgctgctggtgccGCACCTCCAGGAGCTCAGCCTgcgcccctgccccagcctcgtCAGCAACGCCATCGGCCAGCTCGTCACCGTGCGCTGCAAG AGCCTGAGCGCCCTGGACCTGCACGGCTGCAGCCGGCTGTCGGCGGACGTGCTGGTGGACCTGGTGGAGGAGCTGCCGCTGCTGAGCCGCCTGGGGCTGGCGGAGACGCAGGCCAACGTCCAGGTGCTCTCGGCCGTGGGCTCCTGCTGCCGGCGCCTGCGGGAGCTGGACGTGTCCCACTGCAAGAAGGTGTCACCGCGCGCCCTGCGGCACCTGGCCTACGACCCGCTGGAGCGAGCCCTCTGCTGCCCCGCGCTCCGCGTCCTCCTGGCCCGCAGCCTCGAGCCGGCGGGGGACGGCGGCATGGTGGCGGCGctggccttcctgctgctggccctgccaTGCCTGGAGGTGCTGGCGCACGGCGCCGTGCCGGACGCGCTCTGCCTCCTGCACGCGCAGCAGCTGGGCGGCGGGGGGGACGCCGACGGCTTCCCCtcgctgcaggagctgctggcgcGGCGGCAGAACGGCTCCCGGCTCACCCTGCCGCTGCGGCgcctggaggaggtggaggagcccGTCCTCGCCACCGTCTGTGCCCTGTGCCCCGAGGCCGAGGAGGCTGGCGTGTGGCTGGGGGACGGGTCGGTGGCCAGCTGGGATGCGCTGCGCTGGGGCCGCCTGGCGCGGCTCAGCCTGTCCTGCacggggccgcggggccgggcgctgggCGAGGTGCTGCCGCTGGCACGCAGCCTGggcctgcagctgcagagcctcGCCCTGCACGGCTTCTGCTACGAGGACGAGCTGTCGCTGGGcgccctgctctgcagctgccccaACCTGCAGGCCTTCAGCACCGAGCTGCAGGCCCCGCCGGGCGCCCGCCCCGAGGAGGAGCCCCCCGACGAGCCGTCCCGCTGGGACACCGACCTGCTGCCCCACGCCTTCCCCCAGCTGCAGCGCTTCTCCCTGTCCCTGGACAGCAGCGCCAACCCTTTGCCGGTCCCGCACGGGCTGGTGCTGCGTGCCACACTGGCCTCGCTGCTGTGCCACTCGCCGCGCCTGCAGAGCCTCTCCCTGCTCAGCATCCCCTTATCACTGGACTCGGTGTTCGAAACGGTGCtggcggccccggggccgcccctgCTGGAGCTGCGGGAGCTCTCGCTGGTCGGGAGCCAGGTGTCCAGCCAGactgtgcagctgctgctggcctccgACGGCCGCCTGTGCCGCCTGGACCTGTCCCACTGCCGCGACATTTACCGCCGGGACTACGACGGCTTCCTGCAGGCGGTGCGCAAGCAGCGGCTGGACCTGGACATCACCTGGGAGTAG
- the LOC113843456 gene encoding uncharacterized protein isoform X2, whose protein sequence is MPRRRPVAALGSLCLQSLAQHMQSVWVKDYSDNYLDEYQFRFIMGPFNDLAGSLVQDLIRLLGESRRLTRAALHLLLVPHLQELSLRPCPSLVSNAIGQLVTVRCKSLSALDLHGCSRLSADVLVDLVEELPLLSRLGLAETQANVQVLSAVGSCCRRLRELDVSHCKKVSPRALRHLAYDPLERALCCPALRVLLARSLEPAGDGGMVAALAFLLLALPCLEVLAHGAVPDALCLLHAQQLGGGGDADGFPSLQELLARRQNGSRLTLPLRRLEEVEEPVLATVCALCPEAEEAGVWLGDGSVASWDALRWGRLARLSLSCTGPRGRALGEVLPLARSLGLQLQSLALHGFCYEDELSLGALLCSCPNLQAFSTELQAPPGARPEEEPPDEPSRWDTDLLPHAFPQLQRFSLSLDSSANPLPVPHGLVLRATLASLLCHSPRLQSLSLLSIPLSLDSVFETVLAAPGPPLLELRELSLVGSQVSSQTVQLLLASDGRLCRLDLSHCRDIYRRDYDGFLQAVRKQRLDLDITWE, encoded by the exons atgccCCGGAGGAGGCCGGTGGCggcgctgggcagcctgtgcctgcAGAGCCTGGCGCAGCACATGCAGAGCGTGTGGGTGAAGGATTACAGCGACAACTACCTGGACGAGTACCAGTTCCGATTCATCATGGGCCCCTTCAACGACCTGG CCGGCAGCCTGGTGCAGGATCTCATCCGGCTGCTGGGCGAGAGCCGCCGCCTGACGCGAGCCGCGCTccacctgctgctggtgccGCACCTCCAGGAGCTCAGCCTgcgcccctgccccagcctcgtCAGCAACGCCATCGGCCAGCTCGTCACCGTGCGCTGCAAG AGCCTGAGCGCCCTGGACCTGCACGGCTGCAGCCGGCTGTCGGCGGACGTGCTGGTGGACCTGGTGGAGGAGCTGCCGCTGCTGAGCCGCCTGGGGCTGGCGGAGACGCAGGCCAACGTCCAGGTGCTCTCGGCCGTGGGCTCCTGCTGCCGGCGCCTGCGGGAGCTGGACGTGTCCCACTGCAAGAAGGTGTCACCGCGCGCCCTGCGGCACCTGGCCTACGACCCGCTGGAGCGAGCCCTCTGCTGCCCCGCGCTCCGCGTCCTCCTGGCCCGCAGCCTCGAGCCGGCGGGGGACGGCGGCATGGTGGCGGCGctggccttcctgctgctggccctgccaTGCCTGGAGGTGCTGGCGCACGGCGCCGTGCCGGACGCGCTCTGCCTCCTGCACGCGCAGCAGCTGGGCGGCGGGGGGGACGCCGACGGCTTCCCCtcgctgcaggagctgctggcgcGGCGGCAGAACGGCTCCCGGCTCACCCTGCCGCTGCGGCgcctggaggaggtggaggagcccGTCCTCGCCACCGTCTGTGCCCTGTGCCCCGAGGCCGAGGAGGCTGGCGTGTGGCTGGGGGACGGGTCGGTGGCCAGCTGGGATGCGCTGCGCTGGGGCCGCCTGGCGCGGCTCAGCCTGTCCTGCacggggccgcggggccgggcgctgggCGAGGTGCTGCCGCTGGCACGCAGCCTGggcctgcagctgcagagcctcGCCCTGCACGGCTTCTGCTACGAGGACGAGCTGTCGCTGGGcgccctgctctgcagctgccccaACCTGCAGGCCTTCAGCACCGAGCTGCAGGCCCCGCCGGGCGCCCGCCCCGAGGAGGAGCCCCCCGACGAGCCGTCCCGCTGGGACACCGACCTGCTGCCCCACGCCTTCCCCCAGCTGCAGCGCTTCTCCCTGTCCCTGGACAGCAGCGCCAACCCTTTGCCGGTCCCGCACGGGCTGGTGCTGCGTGCCACACTGGCCTCGCTGCTGTGCCACTCGCCGCGCCTGCAGAGCCTCTCCCTGCTCAGCATCCCCTTATCACTGGACTCGGTGTTCGAAACGGTGCtggcggccccggggccgcccctgCTGGAGCTGCGGGAGCTCTCGCTGGTCGGGAGCCAGGTGTCCAGCCAGactgtgcagctgctgctggcctccgACGGCCGCCTGTGCCGCCTGGACCTGTCCCACTGCCGCGACATTTACCGCCGGGACTACGACGGCTTCCTGCAGGCGGTGCGCAAGCAGCGGCTGGACCTGGACATCACCTGGGAGTAG
- the LOC113843457 gene encoding retinol dehydrogenase 12-like, which produces MELPSACSHPGWSVLALVLGLLLWARRRRGWDPRKCPTDLTGKTVIVTGANSGIGKCVALELARRNARTILACRSQERGQAAVEEIRAATGNPAVLLRLLDTSSLASVRAFAQAVLREETRLDVLVNNAGLTGLPLSITAEGLEQTFTTNYLGPFLLTNLLLDLLKASAPARIVNVSSFRHAVGTVDVRYLSGQAQPGGYDPIYNSTKLMNVLFSAELAQRLQGTGVTTNSVNPGVVSTGIMRRFSWPLRTLFFLIRPFIKSAEQGAVSTLYCAISEEVSGITGKYFDSDCGLVLPSAAARDAGLARKLWEESERLTGLSAGPQN; this is translated from the exons atgGAGCTGCCGAGCGCCTGCAGCCACCCGGGCTGGTCCGTGCTGGCGCtggtcctggggctgctgctctgggccAGGAGGAGACGAGGCTGGGACCCACGCAAGTGCCCCACCGACCTGACGGGCAAGACGGTCATTGTCACCGGAGCCAACAGCG GGATCGGCAAGTGCGTGGCCCTGGAGCTGGCCCGCAGGAACGCCCGCACCATCCTGGCGTGCCGGAGCCAGGAGCGGGGCCAGGCGGCGGTGGAGGAGATCCGTGCGGCCACGGGCAACCCCGCGGTGCTGCTGCGCCTGCTGGACACCAGCTCGCTGGCCTCCGTGCGCGCCTTTGCCCAGGCGGTGCTGCGGGAGGAGACGCGGCTGGACGTGCTGGTGAACAACGCCGGCCTCACCG ggctgccctTGAGCATCACGGCGGAGGGGCTGGAGCAGACCTTCACCACCAACTACCTGGGCCCCTTCCTGCTCACCAACCTGCTGCTGG ACCTGCTGAAGGCCTCGGCACCCGCCCGCATCGTCAACGTCTCGTCCTTCCGCCACGCCGTGGGCACCGTCGACGTCCGCTACCTCTCCGGGCAGGCGCAGCCCGGCGGCTACGACCCCATCTACAACAGCACCAAGCTGATGAACGTCCTGTTCTCGGCCGAGCTGGCCCAGCGCCTGCAGGGCACAG GGGTGACCACCAACAGCGTGAACCCCGGCGTGGTGAGCACCGGAATCATGCGGCGCTTCAGCTGGCCGCTGCGCAccctcttcttcctcatccGCCCCTTCATCAAG TCGGCGGAGCAGGGCGCCGTCAGCACCCTTTACTGCGCCATCTCGGAGGAGGTCTCGGGCATCACGGGCAAGTACTTCGACAGCGACTGTGGCCTCGTGCTCCCCTCCGCAGCCGCCCGCGACGCTGGCCTGGCTCGCAAGCTCTGGGAGGAGTCGGAGCGGCTGACGGGGCTGTCTGCAGGCCCCCAGAACTga